The Stieleria maiorica genome includes the window TGCTCCATCCCGACGACGCCCCCAAAACCGCGTCGGTGAAGAAAAGCAAAGACGTTCCGGTAGTTGATTTCGCCGGTGCCTGGCTCGCGGCGTCCCGGATTGTCACCGCATTGAAAATACGCGATCTCGTCCCAGCATCGATCGATGTTCGGGATCAAATTGCCTTCAGTGATCTGTTGATGGTAGATATCAAACAGGATCTTGCACGAGGGCCGCGCGACGGCTTTGCAAATCAAATAGGCCTGCGGCGAACGATGCAGCAGAACGCCGGGGTGATTCGTCTTGCGATTGAGCGGTTCGAGCACCATCACCAAGCCGTGCGGTTCGACCACGTCGCAGCACCGTTGCAACAAGTCGATGCAATTAGCCATTTGGTATTCGTGCGGCAGTTTGGGATCTGCCAACCCCGGAACGATGGTCAAGTAGGTCGCATTGACACGTCGGGCCACGTCAACGATCCCGCGCATGGTTTTAAGGATCTGTGCGCGGACGTCTTGATCATCTCCGGCAAAATTGACCGCCTTCCAGACACCTTTGAGCGCCGAAATGACGCCCATCTGGATTCCCAACCGCTCCATCTCCTTCGCGATCGCGGTTTGCTGCTCGGCCGACCGGTCCTTCATCGGATTGTCCTCCCAGGCGCGAAACCCCTGATCGGCGGCGAAACGAAGCTGATCCAACAAATCTTCACCGGCCGAGTGGGTGAACATGCCAAAATGCGGCGCGTAGTTTAATGTGAAGGGTTGCGAAGGATTGTCGGCCAAGGCGTTTCTACCTGGCAGCGTTGACGAGAGCACGGCGGCTGCCGAACCGAGAGAAAACTGACGTCGATCCATCACAGCACCTTCGTTTGGCCGGGTTGGGCAATCGCATACGAACCGTCATCCAACGGACGGATCGGCGCGGGGGCGTCCCAGGACTCCGCGTCGGTGGTCAATACTTTTTCCCCGGCCATCGCTTCGTCCCATGCGACCGTTTTGCCGGAGTAGGTCGCCAACCGGCCCAGGATCGCTGTCATCGTGCTGCTGGCGCTGTAGTCGACTTCGTGATGCGGTGTGTCCTCGACAACCGCTTGCATCAACGCATTCCATTCGACTTGATACGGACTTTGGTACTCCTTGCCTCTCCTGCGCGGAGATTCCCAAATCGTTTTATCACCGCTGCTGAGCACACAGCGCGTCGTGCTCAACTCCGCAACGCCTTGAGTGCCGATAATCTGCTCGGCCACCAATTTGCTGCAGCCGGGGATTTGGCGGCAGTAACTGTGCAGAATCGTGCCATCGGCGTATTCGAAGTTGACCGCGTGATGATCAAAGATGTTTCCGTACTTTTTGTCGGTTCGCACTTGCCGCCCTCCCATCCCCTCGGCAAGAACGGGATGATCACCGAACGCCCAATTGCAGACATCCAGGTTGTGGATGTGCTGCTCACAGATATGGTCACCGCTTAACCAGTCAAAAAAATACCAGTTGCGGACCTGGTACTGAAGTTCCGTCATATCCTCACGAGGCATCGCGGTCTTGGCGGGAAACCCGGTGTTCCAAAAGCAACGCATCGACACGATGCGTCCGATTTCGCCGCCATGAATCCGCTTCATCGCCTCCAGGTAGGTGTCTTGATGGTGCCGCTGCAGCCCGACGCCGACCTTTAGATTTGCCTGCCGGGCCTTTTCACCCGACGCCAAGATGCGACGGACGCCGTGGGCGTCGCTGGCCAGCGGTTTTTCCATGAACACGTGTTTGCCCGCGTTGACAGCCGCTTCGAAATGCAGCGGACGGTAACCGGGAGGCCCCGTCAGGATCACCAAATCGACCTCGGAATCGATGACTTTTCGATACGCATCCAATCCGACGTATTGACGCTCCGGAGGGACATCAATGGCATTGCCAAACCCGCTGCCCTGTTCGATCTTCGACTTACCGGCCTTACCGCGCATCAGCGAACTGTGGCTGATCCGCAAGCGATCCGGGAACGCGTCGGCCATGGCCCATAGCACGGCATCACGGCCGGTTGACAGCGAATGCGCGGCCGCGCCGGTCCCGCGTCCGCCGCATCCGATCAAACCGATCTTGATGCGTTCCGATCCGGCCGCATAGGCCCTTGAAGAAACCGCCGCAGGCACGACACCGGCTGCCAGCGTCGATGCGATCGCCCCGCGCCGGGTCAAGGCGACTGGTGAAGACTTTGTGTTCGGTTGATCATTCATTTCCCAAGCCGCCGTTTGATGGGAGAAGGAGGGGCGTCGTGCTTCATCTCAGAGTTGTTCGTGATCTGCTGTGGATCGGCTAATATATCCCATGGCAACGGTCACCGCTTGATTTCACCTGCTCGACTACTACCCCTTCGGTCGAAACGATGGACGAACCCTACACCCCGATCAGCTGCGGCTTTTACGACCAGCTCGAAATCCTGGCGATGCGAAAATCGCCGACAACGATCCGCTATCGAGATGCCGAAGATCACGAACAACAGATCACGGCGGTGGTCGCCGATGTCTATTCCGAAGACAAACAAGAATGGTTGAAGCTAGATGACGGGACGATCATTCGTCTGGATCGCCTGATCAGCGCCGACAGAAAGGCCTTGTCGGATGAATGCGAGTCCTAGACCGAATCGCGGTTGTGGTCAGCCGCCCGTGGGAATCGAGTGAGAAGATTTCGGGGGTAAGTCAGTTTTCCTACCTCCAAAATCTTCTTGCCCTTCACGCGACAGTCATGTGAAGTCCAGCACCGCTTTGACGCACCCGTCTTTTCCGCCAGCGAACGTCTGATAGGCTTCTTCGGCATCGTCGACGCCGAACCGATGCGTGACACACCACGAAAAATCCATCGGTTCGGTGGCCAGCGTTTCCGGCAAGACATCCATGTAACTTCGCGCCGGGCAGCGGCCGGTGCGGTAGGTCAAGTTCTTGTCGTACGCGTCGGCCGGACTGAAGGCAAAGTTTGGGGTGCAATGACATCCGATTACGGACATGCGACCACCGGGGCGGATCAACCGATACGCCAACGCCTGCGCCTCGGGCAGTCCGACAAACTCCATCACCCCGTCGGCTCCGCGGCCGTCGGTCGCGGATCGGACCGCCGACAACGCGTCCTCGGGGGCGTTGAAGACGGCCGCACCGAGCCGCTCGGCAATCTGCAATCGCGCCGTATTGGGATCGATCGCATAGATGTTCCGCGCCCCCATCCGACGCGCCGATGCGATCGCCAGCAATCCGACCGTCCCGCAACCGACCACGGCAAACGCATCTTCGCCGATCGACGACGGGTCGACGGCCAGCGAAGCGCCGAAATAACCGGTGCTCAGATTGTCGCCCAGCAACAGCGCCGCGACGGGGTCAATCCCATCGGGGATCTTCATCAACGTGCCATCGGCAAGCGGCACGCGGACCCGTTCGGATTGCCCGCCGTGCAGACCGACGCCCTTTTGACGCCAACCGAACAGTTGCCCGCTGGGGCACCGCGACGACAATCCGCGTCGACAGTAAAAACACGTCCCGCAATTCGTCGTAAACGGGCTGCAAACACGATCACCGATTGCCACGCTGCGGACTTGATCGCCGACCTCCACCACGCGGCCGACAAACTCATGCCCCATCACCGTGCCGGGGTCCAAACCGGATTCGCGGCCGAAATAAGGATGCAGGTCGCTGCCGCACAAACCGGCAACTTCGACTTGGACCACCGCATCGGTGGCGGCCTCCAGCGTCGCATCGGCGATCTCTTGGACGGCAACCTGCCGGACGCTCTGAAAACAAACGGCACGCATCAACGGGGGACGGGGACAAAGGAAAAGTGCAGGTGATGTTAATTTAAGTTCGCCGAATCGCCGGCACGAATCGAGGCATCGCCGATCGGTCGACTTCGCCTCCGAGTTCGCGAAACTGCAACGACGCCGAGCGTCAGGAGCAACATCCCCGACGAAGGTTCCGGCACGGCCGAAGGGCGGAACGCGAGGCCAACGTTGAAGGCATCAAAACCCAGGCTGCCGACCACCTCGCCTGCACCGGTCGAAGTATTCAGCCGGACCAGTGTATCGTCATTGGTGTTGATCCCATATAGACGATTCTCGCCCGTGTGAAACGCCAACGCCGCGACACTATCCAGTCCGGTTGCCCCGATCTCCGTGGCCGCACCGGTCGTCTTGTCCACGGCGAAAAGCCGATCCTGGAAACCGTCGGTCATCAAGATCCGTTGCGTTTGCGGGTCATACCCCATACCGTGGCCACGCATGTCCACGCCAAAGCTGCCGACCGTCGTTGCCGCACCGGTCACACGGTCCAAGGTGAACAGTGAATCGCTGGCGCCGCTGCCACCGTAAAGCACTTGAGATGCAGGATCAAACGTCAAACCCGTGATCGCCTGAAATCCGGTGTCGCCGACCAGATTCGCTTGCCCGGTCGTCATGTCCACCCGGTAAAGCTGGCTGTTGATATCACTGGTGCTGGTCATGTAAAGCTGGTCGTTGACCGTATCGTACGCCAGCCCCATCAGGCTTGCCGTGACGCCCAGATTTCCGACTTGAGTCGCACTGCCGTTGGTCGGATTGACGCTCCACAGGCTGGACGTGTTGCCGTCGACCAGAAACAGCACCGGGTCGGCGCACGCCGGCGTGCGAAAGAGGAGCAGCAACGCGATGATGCCGCACAGTCGTCCCAAAAGATTCCGATTTGTCATGGTGTGAATTTCATCTGTCCCGGTACGGAAAATAACGCGTCGAAAGCCCGGATTGGGCTGGCGACAATCATACGCCCCATCAGCGAATAGCCACTCTAACTAGTCGTCGTGCCGGTCGCAACAAACGCCTCCGCCACGGGGCGGATACAATAAAGTCGGCTGTCATGCTGACGGTGCAGACGCCTGGAGCTGACGAGCCGCATCGGAGACTATCGGGGACCCCAACATGAATCGTTCCAGTCCGGTCATCTATCACCTCGGCGACGATCCGGAAATGCTGCGTGCGTCGGCGCGGGCTCGCGAAACATTTCGGCACTTTTTTCACTGTGTCAGCGAGGATTTCAATCGGATCGTTCCGGCTTGCGAGCTGGCCTGTGTCAAGACAGCGTTTTGCGACGATTTCGCGGACCCGGACAGTGACTTGGAACACATGTGGATCGAGCAGGTCGATTTTGATGGGGTGAACCTGACCGGGGTTCTGATCAATTCGCCCAACAAGCTGCGTTCGGCCCAAGCTGGTGACGACGTAGAATTTCCACTCAGCCGGCTGGACGATTGGTTGTGCGTGATCGACGATGTCGTTTACGGCGGGTTCACCATCCAGGTCATCCGTTCGCGGATGGACGTCGATGAGCGACAGCGGCACGATCAGGCGTGGGAGTTGAGTTTTCCTGAACCCGAGACGGTCAACGTCCCCTCGACCTGCGATGCGTTCGAGGAGATGATCGCAAGCGCGTTGGCCGATCAGATCGCAACTGCGCCGTCGACCGTCGACGAAGTGTTTGACGGCGGTCGCACGCTGCTGCACATGGCGTCGTTGTTCGGACGAGAAAAATCGGTCCACGTGCTGTTGCAAAACAAGGCCGACGTCGATGCCATCTGTGACCGGGGCTGGACGGCCTATGATTATGCCCAGTCGCTCGGTTGGACCGATGTGATGAAATTGCTGGGACGGGCGGGGAATTGAATCCAGCGGAGGTGCCGTTTGATGGCAGCCGCGGGGGCAGGTGGCGTGATGACGGAGCTTGGAAGTTGAGCGGACGATCTGGCGGACAGCAAACCTTCTCTGACGGCCTACGGTTTCTCGCCATGGGAGCGGCTCTCACCCTGGCCGTCGCGCCCATTTTCTTCTTCGGGTGTGGGCGACAATTGCCCATCGCCCCAGCTCCGCAATCGCTGCACATCGGGGTGTTGCCGGATGAATCACAGAGCATGCTGGAGAAGCGTTACCTGCCGTTGGTCGCCTACCTGGAACGCAGCACCGGAGTCGCCTGCCAATTGGTGCTGCACGATTCATATGAACAATTGCAGACCGCGTTTGAAAACGGAGACCTCGATCTCGCCTGGTTGGGCGGATACACGTTTGTGAAACTGGACCGATCGCATCAGGCATTCCCCTTGGTGTCACGCGATCGCGACATGCGTTTCACCAGCTACTACTTGACCCGGGCCGACGAGACGGCCACGCAGTGGCAGGAGTTTCGCGGCAAGCGATTTGCGTTCGGCTCGCGTCTTTCCACGTCCGGTCATTTGATGCCGCGGTTCTTCATGCTCGAAGCGGGCATCCAGCCCGAATCGTTTTTTTCGGCGGTGATCTACACCGGTGCCCATGATGCGACCGCAAAGGTCGTCCGCGACGGTGTGGTCGATCTGGGTGTCGCCAACGGCCCGATCATCGAATCGATGTTTGCATCGGGGCGCATTCGCAAAAACGAAATCCGCATCCTGCAGGAAACGCCGCCTTATGTGGATTACGTCTGGGCGTGCCAATCCAGCCTTCCGGCGCCGCTCCGCACACAGCTCCGCGACGCGTTTTTAAATTTGTCCGAGGCTGACCCCCAGCACGCCGAAATCCTCGATTCCCTGCTGGCCGAATACTTCATCCCGGTCCACCGGGATGATTTTGACGCACTGCAGACGATCGTCGACCGAATCGATGCGGAAGGAACGCACTGATGAAACAGCTTCGATCCGCCCTGCAATCCACCTCGCGGTCGATCTTCACTTACGTCGTCCTGGTGATCGTGGTCACGATGCTCGTCAGTTGGACCATCGCCGGTACGTTGATTCATCGACGCAGCACCGTTAATCGCCTCAGCCGAAACTCCGCCGATTACCATTCCGCGACGCGTCTGGCCATCTCAAAGATCGAATCCGAACTGAGCCTGATTCGACAAAACCGCTATCAATCCCTGATCCAGGCATCGGATGCGCAGGTCACCGAGCAAACACTTCGCGACACGATCCGATCGACCTACATCATCGATCGCCACCTGGAGAAAATCGAGACGATCCAACAGCGGTTCGGTGAACTTGAATTTGAAGCCACCACGCGGCGACTTGGCGAAGCGATTCGGTCGTTGCACCAAGCGAGCGAAGGGCAGCAGGCGTCCGCGGCGTTTCAATCCCGTGCCCTGAAATTGATCGGGATCCGTTGCATCCAACTCGATCGGCTCCACGCCAACGCCTTTCGTGACGACGCGCTCAAGATGCAACGGTTTGCCGAATCGGGAACATTCCTCGGGCTGATCTTCAGCCTGATCGGGCTCGGGTTTGCCGCGATCGTGACACTGCTGGTGTTCGCCAAACGTGCCGTCACCCGTCGCGACCAGCTGGAACGCCAAATTGCCAGGCGGGTCACGCAAGCCGAACTGCTGTATCTGGCGGTGACGATGTCCGAAGACACCAAGTCCTACCGCGATGCGTTGCAAAAGTGCGTCGGGATCATCTGCCGCATGACCGAGTGGGCGGTGGGACACGTTTACTTTCCGTCGCAAACCGAGCCGCCGGATACCGAGCCGTCGCAACTGGTCTCGGCGGACATTTGGTACCTGACCGACCCTCAACAGTTCGAGGCTTTTCGGCGGGCGAGCGAGGAAACGTTTTTCGTCACCGGCGAATGTCTTCCCGGTCGAATTTGGAACACCGGCCAACCGGTTTGGATCGAAGAGATTCAGCAGGATCCCGGATTCGTCCGCAAGTCATTGTGCGAATCCCATGGTATGAAAAGCGCTTTCGGGTTCCCGTTGGTGATCGACGGCAAGATTGCCGCGGTGCTGGAGTTTTTTAGCCAACGCGCCATGCCGACCGACGACGTCATGCTGTTGATGGCCCGCAGCGTCGGGGAACAAGTCGGACGCGTCCTGGAACGGATCCAGGCCGAGGAATTAGAGCGTCGCCATCATGAACGGATCGAAGCGGAGTTGAACGAAGCGAAAAAGGAACTGGTCGTCAAGACGCGTTTGGCAGCCATCGGCCAAGTCTCTGCGCAGGTCGCACACGAAATACGTAACCCGTTGGGGGCGATCAGCAACGCCATTTATTATTTGAAACGCAGCCCCCAAATTGACCAGGAAAAAAAGACGCAGTATCTGGACTTGATGAATCATGAAATCGGCACGTGCAACGAATTCATCAACGAATTGCTGGATATCACGCGGCGGAGAAAACTCGACCGACAACCGACCCGACTCGGCGACCTGATCGAACGTGTACTTTCCAGACACCAGATGCCACAAAACATTGATCTTCGGGTACATTGTAATCCTGACCCATTTGAGTGTTTCGTCGACGGCGACCAGTTCGTCCAGGTGCTACAAAACTTATTGAACAATTCGATGGATGCACTACAAGGGGCCGGCGGACGCATCGGAATCACCGCCCAACGCGTCGATGATCAGGACGTGATCACGGTTTACGATTCCGGTCCCGGGATTCCGGCTGAAGATCGCACGTCGGTGTTCGACGTCCTTTTCACCACGAAATCCTCCGGAACCGGTTTGGGGCTCGCGATTTGCAAACAGATTGTCGTCCAGCATGGCGGCTCGATCCAAGTCGCAGACAACCATGCCGACGGCACGGAGTTCCAGATCCGATTGCCGGCCCTCGCGACATCATCGAATTCCACCGCGATCAAAGGTCCGTAAGCCGCCGATGAACACGATCCCCAAACGACGCGTCTTGATCGCCGATGACGAACCCGGAATGCGCACAACGCTGGCGGATATTCTGACCGACAATGGTTATGACGTCCGCACCGCCGAGAACGGAAAGGATGCGATCACGAAATGCCTGAGCGAGGATTATGACGTCGTTTTGATGGACGTCCGCATGCCCGTCGTCGACGGAATCAGCGCGTTTCGAGAGATCCGGCGATCGTCACAGCATGTCCGCGTCATCCTGATGAGCGCCTATGGCGAAGAGGACCTGAAACACACCGCACTGCAAGACGGGGCGATCGCGTTTTTGGATAAACCGTTGAATCTGGACACGGTCATTCAATTGGTCGCCGATTCCACCGAATTGTCCGTGATGGCGATCACCGGCGATGATTCTCTGGTGTCGATCCTGCCGCAATGCCTGAAATCATCGGCCCAGAAACTGACGGTGGTCCGCAACAGCGACGAAGCGGGCGCGTTGCTCGGACAAGTCAGCTTTGACGTCGCGCTGATCGACGTCGAACTGGGCGCGACCGACGGCTTGGCCTGCTACCTGGCCCTCCGCGAAATCTCGCCGACCATCACCGCGGTCATGGTCAGCCGATCCGATGCTCAGATCCGCCAAATCGCCGAAGAAGCCGTCCGCCGAACTGCGTACACGATCGTCCCCAAACCGATCGAACCGGAACGACTTGCCGAAGTGATGCAGACGTTGCGTGCCCAACGCGTCTCCGGCGCGATCCGCAAACCCGATCTGGGCGAACCTCACGACTCGTGATTGCACCAGGACACTCCCGTGAATGACACGGCTGCCGCACGATTGAATTTGCTGGTCGTCGATGACGAACCCAGCCAGCTGCTGACGCTCCGCGATATCTTCGAACACGAAGGGTTCCAGGTGACGACCTGTAAATCCTTTGACGAAGCCCTCGTGCAATGCAACGATCATGGGTTCGCCGCCGCCATTCTGGATTTGCAACTGCACGGACACGACGGCATCGACCTGTTTCGACAACTGCAGCAATTGCAACCGGCGATGCGGGTGATCATCCACACCGGCTATGGTTCATTCCACTCGGCCAAAGACGCGGTCAACCTGGGCGCGTTCGCGTACGTCGAAAAGACACTCGAACCGGCCGAACTGATCCTCTGGGTCCATCGCGCCGTCAAAGATCTGCTTTCCGAAGCACTGTCCCACAGCGAACAACAATTCCGCGATCTGTTGGATGATGTCAAAGCGATCGTGTGGGAATCGGAGTTGCCGTCACATCGGTTCACGTTCGTCAGCCAGCAGGCCGAGTCGATTCTGGGCTTCCCGGTCCGCCGGTGGATCGAGGAACCGATGTTTTTGGACCAGCGAATTGTCGACGAAGATCGGGCGCGATACGGCGAGTTTCGCACCGCCTGCGCCGCCGGCAACGGAGATCGTGATCTGGAATTGCGCGTCACCGCCGCCGACGGTGCGATCGTTTGGCTGCATCTGGTCGCGCACCTGGTGACCGATTCCGATGGCAATCCGCGGATGCTGCGTGGAGCGATGTTCGATGTCACGCACCAAAAGGTCTCCGAACAGCAACTTCGCGACATGGAGATCCAGCTCGAACACGTCTCGCGGCTCTCCACCCTGGGCGAAATGGTGGCCGGGATCGCCCACGAGATCAACCAGCCCCTGGCCGCGATCGCCAACTTCGCCGTCGCCGCCAAAGTCGCGATCGCCAATGACGGCTGCGAGCACACCGTGCCGATCGAATCGTGGCTGGAAAACATCTGTGACCAAACCGAAAGCTGCGGCCAGATCATTCGCGGGCTGCGCAGCTTTGTGAAACGGGGACACAGTGATTATCAATGGATCGACCTGAATCAAATCGTTCACGACTCGGTCAACCTGATCGAATGCAACCTGCATAACCACTTCGCCGACCTGACCTGCAACCTTTGCGATTCGCCGCAGATGGTCTTCGGCAACGCGGTCCAGCTTCGTCAGGTCATCGTGAACCTGTTGCAAAATGCCTGCGACGCGACACGTGATCGTGAAAACCCGACCGTATCGATCAATGTCACCCTCGGCGACGAATACGCGCGAGTGGCGGTTCGCGATAACGGTTCGGGAATCAGCGACCAGCAACAAGCAAAAATCTTTGACGCCTTCTACACCACCAAGGAGGAAGGCATCGGGATGGGGTTGGCAATCAGCAAATCGATCGTGGAAGCCCATGGCGGAAAACTTTCGTTCGATTCGTCATCCGACGGCTCCACGTTTTACGTCACGTTGCCACTCTCCAATGACCGCCCGCGAGTGGATGTCGCCAAGGAGCAAGCCTCGCCATGAATCCCAAACGCCCTTCCGGATCGGTTCGCTACGAAAACCAAGGGCGGGTGGTGATCGTCACCGGCGGGTGCAGCGGGATCGGCCGAGCGATTTGTGACGCCTTCGCCCAGTCAGAGGCCATGGTGATCTGTGCCGACGTCGACGATGCTTCGGCAGCCGATCTGCCCGACGGGATCGACTATGTCCACTGCGATGTCGCCAGCGAAGCGGACTGCAAAACCGTCGCCACCCACGCCGTTAATCACCACGGCGGGATCGATGTCCTGGTCAACAACGCGGCGATTCAGCCGAAGTCGTCTTACGCGCCGATTCATCAATTGGACAGCGACACTTGGAGGCAGATGTTGGCGGTCAATCTTTCCGGGTACCACTGGATGGCCAAGCACGTTGTGCCGGTGATGCTCCAGCAACGATCCGGCGTGATCGTCAATCTGGCCAGCGGCCAAGCCCATCGGACGGCCCGCGAAGTCGGGACGTACGGGCCGATCAAAGCCGCCAATGTCATGCAGACGCGACAATGGGGCATCGAGTACGCCCGTCACGGAATCCGTGTCGTTTCCGTCTCGCCGGGGGCCATCGACACGCCCTTGGTCCGAGCGACGCTTCAGCAACAGGGCGGCGGTGACGCACTGGCCAATCGGCATCCCCTCGGACGAATCGGCCAAACCGCAGAAGTCGCCGCCGCCGTTCTCTGGCTGTCCAGCAACGATGCCTCCTTCGTCACCGCGACGGATCTGGAAGTCGACGGAGGGCTGGGCGGCTTCGGCGCGTTTGCCGACCCCTACAGCCAAGATTGACTCTATACTACAGCCAAGAGATCTCCCCTTTTTTGCCTCCGGCCTGACACCATGAATATTCGCCTGCTCTCTCGATACTCCCTCGCTCTCCTGTGCCTCTGCCTGACGCTCCTCCAAAACCACGTCTGCGGCGACGAGCCCGCTGCGGAAAAGGACGCTGGAAAATCCGAGTGGATCCAGCTGTTTAACGGCAAAAACCTCGACGGTTGGACGCCCAAAATCCGTCACCACGCGGTCGGCGAAAACTATGGCAACACGTTCCGCGTCGAAGACGGATTGTTGAAAGTCCGCTACGACGAATCGGCCTACCCCAGCTTTGACGAACGGTTCGGCCACCTGTTTTACAACAAGCCGTTCTCCCATTACCGCTTGCGCGTGGTCTATCGTTTTGTCGGCGACCAGGTCAAAGGCGGGCCGGGATGGGCGACGCGAAACAGCGGCCTGATGCTGCACGGCGAAGACCCCAAGATGATGACCATCGACCAGGATTTTCCGACCTCGATCGAAGTCCAGCTGTTGGGCGGAAACGGCAAAGACGAGCGCACGACGTTGAACCTGTGCACCCCCGGCACTAACGTCGTCATGAACGGCAAACTGTTCTTGCCCCACTGCACGTCGTCCAGCTCCAAAACGTATCACGGTGAGCAATGGGTGACGGCCGAAGTCGAAGTCCGCGGCTCAAAACTCGTCCGGCACATCATCGACGGCGAAACCGTGCTGGAGTACACCCAGCCCCAACTGGACGATCGCGACGAACATGCCGCGATGCTGGCCGACAAGCAAGGCGGAAACCTGCTCGACCAAGGCACGATCTCCCTGCAATCGGAAAGCCACCCCTGCGACTTCCGCTCGGTGGAATTGATGATCCTGGACGAATAACGCGCCCTCGCGCCTGCCGGTTTCAGTTCCCTTCGTACTTCATCGTGTCCGCCATCTGGCGCCGGCCCACGCACCCCCGCTCTCGTCGCCTCGTTCCCCGGCTCCGCCTGGGAACGCACTGAACACGAGTGACATCAGCCGATTCGCGCAAGCGTTCGGGCAACAGAGTCGGTGGAGGCCCAGCGTCCATGAAGCCCGTAGGCTGGCGCCAAACGGCTGATCCCAACAGGGTTTCGCGGAATCTCGACGGATTCAATTCCGTTGAATTCTCTTAGGCTCAACCCCTACCGCCCCCATCGTCCTGTCCCCATCGACTTGCCCTCCATCATTCTGCCCCGAATCATTCTGCCATCCCTCCCCTCCCACTAAATCCGCACCGAATCAAAAAACGTTTCCATCTCCGCTTGAAACGCTTCCTGTTTCGCCTTCTCCTCCTCACTCGGTTCCGGCGGCCGGCCCTCCTCCAGATCCTCCTCGGACCATTCCACTCTGGGTATCCCGCAGCCGAACAAGATGACTTGGTCACCGACCAGGTAGTATTCCACGGTCATGTCGGTCAGCGTCATGCCACCGCTACTGCTGCCCTTCATGCCGGCGTGTCCGTTGCGTTCGACGCGTTCTCCGCCGT containing:
- a CDS encoding hydroxypyruvate isomerase family protein; amino-acid sequence: MDRRQFSLGSAAAVLSSTLPGRNALADNPSQPFTLNYAPHFGMFTHSAGEDLLDQLRFAADQGFRAWEDNPMKDRSAEQQTAIAKEMERLGIQMGVISALKGVWKAVNFAGDDQDVRAQILKTMRGIVDVARRVNATYLTIVPGLADPKLPHEYQMANCIDLLQRCCDVVEPHGLVMVLEPLNRKTNHPGVLLHRSPQAYLICKAVARPSCKILFDIYHQQITEGNLIPNIDRCWDEIAYFQCGDNPGRREPGTGEINYRNVFAFLHRRGFGGVVGMEHKNAGQGLAGEMAVIQAYRSIDPAPNVSR
- a CDS encoding Gfo/Idh/MocA family protein → MNDQPNTKSSPVALTRRGAIASTLAAGVVPAAVSSRAYAAGSERIKIGLIGCGGRGTGAAAHSLSTGRDAVLWAMADAFPDRLRISHSSLMRGKAGKSKIEQGSGFGNAIDVPPERQYVGLDAYRKVIDSEVDLVILTGPPGYRPLHFEAAVNAGKHVFMEKPLASDAHGVRRILASGEKARQANLKVGVGLQRHHQDTYLEAMKRIHGGEIGRIVSMRCFWNTGFPAKTAMPREDMTELQYQVRNWYFFDWLSGDHICEQHIHNLDVCNWAFGDHPVLAEGMGGRQVRTDKKYGNIFDHHAVNFEYADGTILHSYCRQIPGCSKLVAEQIIGTQGVAELSTTRCVLSSGDKTIWESPRRRGKEYQSPYQVEWNALMQAVVEDTPHHEVDYSASSTMTAILGRLATYSGKTVAWDEAMAGEKVLTTDAESWDAPAPIRPLDDGSYAIAQPGQTKVL
- a CDS encoding Rho-binding antiterminator; protein product: MDEPYTPISCGFYDQLEILAMRKSPTTIRYRDAEDHEQQITAVVADVYSEDKQEWLKLDDGTIIRLDRLISADRKALSDECES
- a CDS encoding alcohol dehydrogenase catalytic domain-containing protein, whose translation is MRAVCFQSVRQVAVQEIADATLEAATDAVVQVEVAGLCGSDLHPYFGRESGLDPGTVMGHEFVGRVVEVGDQVRSVAIGDRVCSPFTTNCGTCFYCRRGLSSRCPSGQLFGWRQKGVGLHGGQSERVRVPLADGTLMKIPDGIDPVAALLLGDNLSTGYFGASLAVDPSSIGEDAFAVVGCGTVGLLAIASARRMGARNIYAIDPNTARLQIAERLGAAVFNAPEDALSAVRSATDGRGADGVMEFVGLPEAQALAYRLIRPGGRMSVIGCHCTPNFAFSPADAYDKNLTYRTGRCPARSYMDVLPETLATEPMDFSWCVTHRFGVDDAEEAYQTFAGGKDGCVKAVLDFT
- a CDS encoding PEP-CTERM sorting domain-containing protein; this encodes MTNRNLLGRLCGIIALLLLFRTPACADPVLFLVDGNTSSLWSVNPTNGSATQVGNLGVTASLMGLAYDTVNDQLYMTSTSDINSQLYRVDMTTGQANLVGDTGFQAITGLTFDPASQVLYGGSGASDSLFTLDRVTGAATTVGSFGVDMRGHGMGYDPQTQRILMTDGFQDRLFAVDKTTGAATEIGATGLDSVAALAFHTGENRLYGINTNDDTLVRLNTSTGAGEVVGSLGFDAFNVGLAFRPSAVPEPSSGMLLLTLGVVAVSRTRRRSRPIGDASIRAGDSANLN
- a CDS encoding DUF2314 domain-containing protein; translated protein: MNRSSPVIYHLGDDPEMLRASARARETFRHFFHCVSEDFNRIVPACELACVKTAFCDDFADPDSDLEHMWIEQVDFDGVNLTGVLINSPNKLRSAQAGDDVEFPLSRLDDWLCVIDDVVYGGFTIQVIRSRMDVDERQRHDQAWELSFPEPETVNVPSTCDAFEEMIASALADQIATAPSTVDEVFDGGRTLLHMASLFGREKSVHVLLQNKADVDAICDRGWTAYDYAQSLGWTDVMKLLGRAGN
- the phnD gene encoding phosphate/phosphite/phosphonate ABC transporter substrate-binding protein; this encodes MSGRSGGQQTFSDGLRFLAMGAALTLAVAPIFFFGCGRQLPIAPAPQSLHIGVLPDESQSMLEKRYLPLVAYLERSTGVACQLVLHDSYEQLQTAFENGDLDLAWLGGYTFVKLDRSHQAFPLVSRDRDMRFTSYYLTRADETATQWQEFRGKRFAFGSRLSTSGHLMPRFFMLEAGIQPESFFSAVIYTGAHDATAKVVRDGVVDLGVANGPIIESMFASGRIRKNEIRILQETPPYVDYVWACQSSLPAPLRTQLRDAFLNLSEADPQHAEILDSLLAEYFIPVHRDDFDALQTIVDRIDAEGTH